One window from the genome of Leucobacter aridicollis encodes:
- a CDS encoding LLM class flavin-dependent oxidoreductase, whose product MTTPPLHPQAGTRSPLGTTDIGEKLRIGFITHFDQSEDTASIYRENIRLVQALEAQGYDSAWIATRHFGSGWAAAPSPYGLLGALAASTERIGLGTAVLPIIFDDAVRAAEELSVIDHLSGGRLLVGLGKGVPSDSYQVFEAYSPDRDQSFSEKIETLHWALEGNQVEGGSQSIYPANTSLQGRLFHGSSNDKTIRYAAERGDGFILERFGNGPEREPGERQTFQRRQLRTVLDYRRVFRETWGDTRTPYVVTSRSAYPGATTSAALAEASATAARWNEYAGILGRVNPEYSPADQLLSDNFVWGDPEALAADLLADPTVLLTDELVLGIHPALHTIDETIAKAKILLDEVVPLVRKGWATGRAELLAHEEAGVAS is encoded by the coding sequence ATGACCACACCACCACTTCACCCGCAGGCTGGCACGCGCAGCCCGCTCGGCACGACCGACATCGGCGAGAAGCTGCGCATTGGGTTCATCACCCACTTCGACCAGAGCGAAGACACCGCGTCGATCTACCGCGAGAACATCCGCCTCGTGCAGGCGCTCGAAGCGCAGGGATACGACAGCGCGTGGATCGCGACCCGCCACTTCGGCAGCGGCTGGGCCGCGGCGCCGAGCCCGTACGGCCTGCTCGGGGCGCTCGCCGCATCGACCGAGCGGATTGGCCTCGGAACAGCCGTGCTTCCCATCATCTTCGACGACGCGGTGCGTGCGGCAGAAGAGCTGTCTGTCATCGACCACCTGTCGGGCGGGCGCCTGCTCGTCGGGCTCGGGAAGGGTGTGCCGAGCGACTCGTACCAGGTGTTCGAGGCGTATTCGCCAGACCGCGACCAGAGTTTCAGCGAGAAGATCGAGACCCTGCACTGGGCGCTCGAGGGCAACCAGGTCGAGGGCGGCTCGCAGTCGATCTACCCTGCGAACACCTCGTTGCAGGGCCGCCTGTTTCACGGCAGCTCGAACGACAAGACGATCAGGTACGCCGCCGAGCGCGGCGACGGCTTCATCCTCGAACGGTTCGGCAACGGCCCTGAGCGCGAGCCGGGGGAGCGCCAGACGTTCCAGCGCAGGCAGCTGCGCACCGTGCTCGACTACCGGCGCGTCTTCCGCGAGACCTGGGGCGACACTCGCACCCCGTACGTCGTCACGTCGCGCAGCGCGTACCCCGGGGCGACGACAAGCGCGGCGCTCGCTGAGGCATCCGCAACCGCCGCCAGGTGGAACGAGTACGCGGGCATCCTCGGCAGGGTGAACCCCGAATACTCGCCCGCCGACCAGCTGCTCTCAGACAACTTCGTCTGGGGCGACCCAGAGGCGCTCGCCGCAGACCTGCTCGCAGACCCGACGGTGCTCCTCACCGACGAACTCGTGCTCGGTATTCACCCCGCGCTGCACACCATCGACGAGACCATCGCGAAAGCGAAGATTCTGCTCGACGAGGTGGTGCCGCTCGTCCGTAAGGGCTGGGCCACCGGTCGTGCCGAGCTGCTCGCCCACGAGGAAGCCGGGGTCGCGTCGTGA
- a CDS encoding LLM class flavin-dependent oxidoreductase, with amino-acid sequence MPRIDLFYYGDTSPGQSPAQLYREIEEQIVLGDTLGYHGAWVTEHHFQARGEVPDPLTLFARLSGSTTRIRLGTSIACAPYYHPIRLAEQAALVDALSGGRLDLGVGTGMTTPELAAVWGFQPDDAARRAKEVHEILTQAFDDGVVNYAGEFYNFSDVRISPPAGRPAKDIIWTAAGRNAIPLATKHGFRLMIPRPLPLAQRLQINDEYREAVPGGEVIHLRSGLVGPTAEIARERAVEFLREYAAVYLRTDWRGGPDSQAFDDIAEKLSFAVGTAEQVADKIWEWTEQFGGTEETAIQFHGPRVEHAHVLESIELFAPQLAQLQDDAPRTSVQWEDRGIEDRPVPHGLTPYSDGGVQDPDVRRLVGAQQAAQ; translated from the coding sequence ATGCCACGGATTGACCTGTTCTACTACGGCGACACCTCGCCTGGCCAGTCACCAGCACAGCTCTACCGCGAGATCGAGGAGCAGATCGTGCTCGGCGACACGCTCGGATACCATGGCGCATGGGTGACCGAGCATCACTTCCAGGCGCGCGGTGAGGTGCCCGACCCGCTGACGCTGTTCGCGCGGCTCAGCGGCAGCACCACGCGCATCAGGCTCGGCACATCGATCGCCTGCGCCCCCTACTACCACCCGATCAGGCTCGCCGAGCAGGCCGCGCTCGTCGACGCGCTCTCTGGCGGCAGGCTCGACCTCGGCGTCGGCACTGGAATGACGACGCCCGAACTCGCGGCGGTGTGGGGGTTTCAGCCAGACGACGCGGCACGGCGGGCGAAAGAGGTCCACGAGATCCTCACCCAGGCCTTCGACGACGGCGTGGTGAACTACGCGGGGGAGTTCTACAACTTCTCTGACGTGCGCATCTCGCCGCCAGCCGGGCGGCCCGCGAAAGACATCATCTGGACTGCCGCAGGCCGAAACGCGATCCCGCTCGCGACGAAGCACGGCTTCAGGCTCATGATCCCGCGGCCGCTGCCGCTCGCGCAGCGGCTGCAGATCAACGACGAGTACCGGGAAGCGGTGCCTGGCGGCGAGGTCATCCACCTGCGCTCGGGCCTCGTCGGCCCGACGGCTGAGATCGCCCGCGAGCGCGCGGTCGAGTTTCTACGGGAGTACGCTGCCGTCTACCTCCGCACCGACTGGCGCGGCGGGCCGGACAGCCAGGCGTTCGATGACATCGCAGAGAAACTGTCGTTCGCCGTCGGCACCGCCGAGCAGGTCGCCGACAAGATCTGGGAGTGGACCGAGCAGTTCGGCGGCACCGAAGAGACAGCCATTCAGTTCCACGGCCCCCGCGTCGAGCACGCGCACGTGCTCGAATCCATCGAGCTGTTTGCCCCGCAGCTCGCCCAGCTGCAAGACGACGCCCCGCGCACGAGCGTGCAATGGGAGGACAGGGGGATCGAGGATCGCCCGGTGCCCCACGGACTCACCCCCTACAGCGACGGCGGCGTGCAAGACCCAGACGTGCGGCGCCTCGTCGGGGCGCAGCAGGCAGCACAGTGA
- a CDS encoding flavin reductase, which yields MNPAPARSVAEDIAGVARGSGSGGVPPDPAAAGQRGVPPDAGSAGTAEFAPARGPEANADVVPDTAAFEPDRAVFEREWAEWQQGRLGAATAPTGPAALVLTQWVTGEEPRAVAGLPGLWSAPGGVLTATGFAPGDYTLPTGEHAQAPLRLGEPRGDADAGAHAEVRAGTLTVRPFAREGVPAVRVFDPATPGRTGLESIDAFAPDPAWVVPARFDPRPRAVPIELADGHQTIAETSGDLVFELAGVEHRLAGTVRGGPISVVFGDATNGVESYGFRFLTVPAPDANGRTVIDFNRSYLPPCAFSDQFVCPLPAAGNRLPVRIAAGEREVRRLAEPTAEEARTRRYRDVMGAFPSGVTIVTTQGDTGPVGFTCQSFYSVSITPPLVSFSISRSSKSLAAVRKRGRVVINFLSSAQRHLSAQFARSGTDKWQGVAWTPAVDNGSPVLDEVTGWVAGEIDREIEAGDHLIFLVRVDALHTAPDVEPLVFHRGSYRELEYMI from the coding sequence GTGAACCCGGCTCCCGCGAGAAGCGTCGCCGAGGACATTGCAGGCGTCGCGCGCGGCTCCGGATCAGGGGGCGTGCCACCGGATCCCGCTGCCGCCGGGCAAAGGGGAGTGCCACCGGATGCCGGTTCCGCCGGGACGGCTGAGTTCGCGCCCGCCCGGGGGCCAGAGGCGAACGCCGATGTGGTCCCCGACACTGCAGCTTTCGAGCCAGACAGGGCTGTGTTCGAGCGGGAGTGGGCCGAGTGGCAGCAGGGGCGCCTCGGCGCCGCGACAGCGCCGACCGGGCCGGCAGCGCTCGTGCTCACACAGTGGGTGACTGGCGAGGAGCCGCGGGCGGTTGCCGGGCTTCCCGGCCTGTGGTCGGCACCGGGCGGGGTGCTCACCGCGACCGGCTTCGCTCCCGGTGACTACACGCTACCGACGGGCGAGCACGCCCAAGCGCCCCTGCGCCTCGGCGAGCCACGGGGCGACGCCGATGCCGGCGCCCACGCCGAGGTGCGGGCCGGGACGCTCACCGTGCGGCCGTTTGCGCGCGAGGGAGTGCCTGCGGTGCGGGTGTTCGACCCCGCCACCCCCGGGCGCACCGGGCTCGAATCGATCGACGCGTTCGCGCCCGATCCTGCCTGGGTGGTCCCCGCGCGCTTCGACCCCCGCCCGCGAGCGGTGCCCATCGAACTCGCAGACGGGCACCAGACGATCGCCGAGACCTCAGGCGATCTCGTGTTCGAGCTCGCCGGCGTCGAACACCGGCTCGCCGGCACCGTGCGCGGCGGCCCGATCTCGGTTGTCTTCGGCGACGCAACAAACGGTGTTGAGAGCTACGGCTTCAGGTTTCTCACGGTGCCGGCGCCAGACGCGAACGGGCGCACCGTGATCGACTTCAACCGCTCCTACCTGCCGCCGTGCGCGTTCAGCGATCAGTTCGTATGCCCGCTGCCTGCCGCGGGCAACCGGCTTCCGGTTCGCATCGCGGCCGGCGAACGCGAGGTGCGGCGCTTGGCTGAACCTACTGCGGAGGAGGCACGTACGAGGCGCTACCGCGACGTGATGGGCGCGTTCCCCTCTGGCGTCACTATCGTCACGACGCAGGGCGACACGGGCCCGGTCGGGTTCACCTGCCAGTCGTTCTACAGCGTGTCGATCACGCCGCCGCTCGTGTCGTTCTCCATCTCGCGCTCCTCAAAGAGTCTCGCTGCGGTGCGCAAGCGTGGCAGGGTCGTCATCAACTTTCTGAGCTCGGCGCAGCGACACCTGAGCGCCCAGTTCGCGAGGTCGGGCACCGATAAGTGGCAGGGTGTGGCTTGGACCCCTGCGGTCGACAACGGCTCGCCGGTGCTCGACGAGGTGACGGGCTGGGTCGCGGGCGAGATCGACCGCGAGATCGAGGCGGGTGACCACCTCATCTTCCTCGTGCGGGTGGACGCCCTGCACACGGCGCCAGACGTTGAACCCCTCGTCTTTCACCGGGGAAGCTACCGGGAACTCGAGTACATGATCTAG